The window GTCCGCAAGCACGTCGTCAGGTTCCTCGCCGTTGAGCATGTAGAGGAAGTTCTCAGCGTGACCGAGGTCGGTTCGTGGTTCGACCGGTTCGTCCCCGTTTCGGATGCGTGTGAACGCCGCGAGAATCGTCGGCATCTTCGCGGTGATGCGTCGGCCTTTTCGGAGGTTCGCCTCGTGGTCTGCCGGGTCCGAGTCGGAATCGTCAGGGTCGTAGGTCGCGAGCATCGAAACAGCAGTTCGGAGCGCTGCCATCGGATTCGAGTCCGACTCGGCGAGTTCCCGAACGGTTTCCATGACGCCGCCATCGACCGCGCGCTCGTTCGCCATCGATTCGCTGAACGATTCGAGTTCGTCACGATTCGGCAGTTCACCGTGCCAGAGGAGATAGAGCACTTCCTCGTAACTCGCATCGCGCGCGAGGTCTTCTATCGTGTATCCACGATAAACGAGTTTTCCTGCGTCTCCATCGATGTGGCTGAGTGCTGATTCGGCGACTACGACGCCCTCTAAGCCTTTTTTGACCTCGTCTGCCATATCCCGACAATTCACGGGGTACCCGCAAAAGGATTATCTTTCGTGGTCGTTCTGCCGGGACTTGTTTTCGGCGCGATTCTATCGAACGGTAGGTGGGTCGTAGTGGTCGTTTACGCCGTTTTTCCTCTTCTACGAACGTTTTTACGGGAGAACGACCAATCCCGAACTATGGAACCCGCGAGCGGCGAGGTGGAGTACGAACCGCGGAGCGTAAAGGAGGTCTTGGCGGAGATGAAAGATACAGCCGAACTGCTCATCGACCTCTCGTTTTCCGCAGTCTTCCACGGGAGCGACGACATCGCGTCGGAGGTGCTTGCGCTCGAAGGGAAGATGGACGTGCTGGAACTGCAAGCCAGAATGAGCTTGCTCATGGCCGCGAGAAGTCCTGAGGACGCGGAAGAACTCGCGCCGGTTCTCGGCGTCGTCGGTGCTGCGGAGAAAATCAGCGATGCCGCAGGCGACATCGCCAAAGTCGTCTTGGAAGATATCGGCCTTCCTCAGACCATGCGCGCGGCACTCCCGGAGGCGATCGAAACGCTCGTCCGCGCGTCGGTGACCGAAACATCGTCACTTGCGGGGCAGACGCTCGGTACGCTCAATCTCGAAACTGAAACGGGGGTTCGCGTCATCGCCATCCATCGTGGCGGAGATTGGATTCTGAACCCCGACAAGGACACCGACCTCCGCGTGGACGATAGACTCCTTCTGCGCGGCCCGGACGAAGGTATCGCATCGGTGTACGAACAAGCGACGGGTGAGGAGTACGAACCGCCGGAACCGCCGGAGGCCGATGACACCGACCTCGAACGGGCGGTCGATTCCATCGTGCTGATGAAGAACATGAGCGAACTTGCGGTCGATCTCGCATACGGAAGCGTCCTCTTCGACAGCGAAGAAGTGGCGGAGGAAGTCGTCGAACTCGAAGCCGAAGTAGATGCGCTTCAATCGCGATTCGAGGCGTGGGTGTTACAAGCCGCGAGCCACGCTGACGACCCTGTCTCGCTCCGCGGCCTCGTCCACCTCGCGAACAGTACGGAAGTCATCAGCGACGCAGCGGTCGAAATCAGCGAAGGAATGCTCCACGGACTCGGAACACATCCCGTCGTCGAGTATGCGGTGCAGGAAAGCGACGAGGTCATCGTTCGGGTGACCATCGAACGTGGGAGTGGCTTCGACGGCACGACACTCGGCGAGAAACGGGTCGAAACGGAAACCGGGATGCGAATTATCGCGGTTCGCAGGCCACCGGACGACTGGGTCATCTCACCGGGTCCGAAAACCGACATCCACGCCGGTGATGTCCTGCTCGCCAAAGGAACGCGGTCGGGTGCAGAACGACTCGAAGAACTGGTCGGTATGGACAGGTCGGTGTGACCGGTCACGAAGCGATCAGTCGAGATCGCGTGCGAGTCGCCGCGCCGAGAGAAGCGTCAGCAGTGTCGTGAAAAGCGCGCCGAGCGTGATCGCTAGCACGAATCCGAGCGCGAGAAACGCGACCGGCGTTCCGGCCTGTCCGGGGACCTCGCCGATGAAGACGACGCGATAAAAGTACACGAGCACGGTAAAGACGATGCTCAGTGCGAACCCAACCATCGCGTTTCGGCGAACGTTCAACGCTTCGATGAGGTTCGCTGTCGCCGGGCGCTCTGGTATCTGTTCTTGCACCTTCTGGGGTTGGTATCCATCAATAAAAGATTCGTCGGTCAGCGTTCGAGAATCGCGTCGGCTTCGATTTCGACCAGCATTTCCGGGGTGACCAATCGGCTCACTTCGACCATGCTCGTCGCCGGTCGAATCGCTTCGAAGAACGCGGCGTGGGCATCCCCGACTGCTTCCCAATCCTCGATATCCGTCACGTAGATTCGCGTTCGAACCACGTCTTCGAGGCTTGCATCTGCTGATTCGAGCGCCGTTTCGATATTTTTGAGCGCTTTTTCCGTCTGCCCGTAGGGATCGTTCTTTCCGACGATGTTCCCGTCTTCGTCCGTGGCTGTGGTTCCGGACACTCGAACTTCGTTCCCAACACGGACGGCGCGTGAGTAGCCAACGCGGTCTTCCCATTCTGTTCCGCTGGAGATGGTTTTGCGGGTCACAGTGGAAAAACGTCGAGATGAGGCAAAAACCCATCTCAGGCGTACGAATCGAGTTCCCGTCCGAAGACGACGAGATAGGCCGTGTCAGCGATGCCGACTACGGTGACCAATCCGAATGCAAATGCCGATCCGTTTTCGGTTGCCACGGGTACCTCATTCGCCCGACTGCTAATCGTTTCACCGGACATGGCAACGGTAATACCGAACTGCTAAGGGCGTTCAGCAACGGTGTACCTGTAATGACAACGCTCGGAACGGCGAGCGCGGCCCCCGGAGAAATAGACACGGGCCGACTCGCGGTGGGAGAGACCCGCGATGGGAGCCAGTTCGGTCTCCCCGTCGCCGTGATAAACGGTGCAAACGAGGGAAAAACGCTATACATACAGGCCGTCAGCGACGGTGACGAACTCAACGGACTCGGCGTCATCAAACGGGTCGTCCCACAGCTCGCGCCGGAAGACATCTCCGGCACGATTCTCGTCGTTGGTCTCGTTAACTATCACGCCTTCCAAGTGGCGGAGCATCGCAACCCTATCGACGATACGAAAATGAATCGCGCGTACCCCGGCAACGAGTCGGGTACGTCGAGCGAGCGAACTGCGGCGGCAACCTTCGAGGCCGCATCACGGGCCGACCTCATTCTCGACCTTCATCAGGGTTCGACCAGCCGGATGATAAACGAGGTCCGCGTCCGCTGTGGCAAACGTCATCGCCTTCACGACGAGTGTTTGGAACTCGCCAAGGTGTTCGGATGCGGCCACATTTTGGACCAGAAGGGGCCGGACGGACAGCTCGCCCGTGCTGCACCGGACGAGGGTATCCCTACCATCGACCCCGAACTCGGCGGCTGTGTCGGCTGGGACGAGGAGAGTATCCAGTACGGCGTCGATGGCGTGTTCAATGTGCTTCACCATTACGGGTTTCTAGACGGCGACGTGGAACTCGAACCACAAACCAGAGCGTCGGGATTCGACCGCTACGGCGCACCGAACGGCGGTATCGTGACATTCAAAAAGGACCTCGGCGAAACGGTGTCGCCGGGTGAAACGTTGTTCGAGGTCACGGACGTGTTCGGTACGCTGAAAGCTGAAGTGACCGCCGACCGTTCCGGCGTCTTCTGGCGTTCGCGGCGACTCCCTCAGGTCGCCACCGGGGAGTACGTCTGTTCGGTCGGAATCGATATCGACGAATATTGACCAAACTGATGAAAACCGATCTTCTCTGCTCCGCATGCGGAAATGAGTATGCCGCTGGCCCGAACGAGCCGTGGCGCTGTGACTGCGGCCATCCACTCGATTTTGCGCGCCAACCGCTTCCCAGTGCGGACGACCCACCGGAATTCGCTGAATTCGACACGCGTGATGGGTTGTGGGCGTTTTCGGAGTTTCTTCCGGTCCGCCGAGTCGTCTCGCTCGGCGAGGGATTTACGCCGCTCACGGATGCCGACGAGTGGAATGCGCAGTTCAAACTCGATTGCGTTTTCCCGTCGGGAAGTTTCAAAGACCGCGGTGCAACTGCTACCCTCTCCCGTGCCGCCGAACTCGGCGTCGAAACGGTTCTCGAAGACTCCTCCGGAAATGCGGGGGCGGCAATCGCTCAGTACTCTGCACGGGCCGGTATCGACGCCGAAATCTACGTTCCGGCGGACGTGAAGGAATCGAAACTGAAAGCCATCGAGCGTGCTGGTGCGACCCCGGTTCGTGTCGAAGGGAGCAGGCAGGACGTAACCGATACCTGTGTCGCCGCAGTCGAAGCGGGTGACGGCTGGTACGCCAGTCACGCATGGAATCCCGCCTTCTTCGCCGGAACGATGACGTTCGCGTTGGAACTGGCCGCCCAGCGCGACTGGTCGGTGCCGGACGCCATCGTGTCGCCGCTCGGCCACGGAACGCTCTTTCTCGGCATGTATCGCGGATTCCAAGCCTTACTCGATGCGGGGTGGACGGACGAGATGCCTCGCCTCCTCGGCGTGCAGGCAGAAGGCGCCGCCCCGATTGCTGACGAACGACACGGGGACGGCGACGGACGAAACGACGTGGCTGACGGCATTCAAATCACGCATCCGGCGCGTAAGAACCAGATTGATGATGCCATCGAAGCGACCGACGGCGACGCGATTGCACTCGACGCGGCGGCGACGCAGGATGCCCTCGACGAACTTCATCGAACTGGCTTCTACGTCGAACCGACGAGTGCGGTGGCAGTGGCGGGGCTGTCGGCGTATCGAGAGCGGGGGACGATTGCGGAGGACGCGGATGTCGTCGTCCCGCTCACCGGACACGGCTTGAAGTCATCGTAGTCGTTTCTACGGTGACTGTTGCTGTCCCCCTCCCGAAACCCGACATCGGGTCAAATACCAGTTATCGTTCGGGATGTGTCGGTCCGTCGAACCCACCTCGAACGAGCGGTTTGGCGATGTGGCGACGTGCTTCCGGCGGTACTTCGTACCAGCCGTGTTCCAATTCTCGTTCGATTCTTCGCTCGACTTTTCCGTCCGCCCGCGTACCACAGTCTCGACACCGATAGCCTTGCTCCGCCCCCGCGCTCTTCATCGACCGGCCACAGTCCGGGCAGGTCGGCGTGACGAGTTCCGTGGCATCGAGGGTTCGAACCGCGAACTTTTCCAGCTTTACTGTTCCACGAGCGACTTCCCCACAGACCGTGATCTCGTCCCTTGGGCGGAGATTCCTGACGTGGTCGCGGAACCGTTTCGTCGGCTCGAAGGCAGCACAGGGTAGGCGACTCGCCCCATCCGTGAGCGTGAAAAAGACGTGACCTCCTTGCCGAGTTTCGGGCTTCGAGGTGACCGTTCCGGTGATTCTGTAAGCGTGACCGTCTTTCACGTTCCCGGGGTCGGCATCACGGAGATGGGCGTCAGTCCCTTGGTTCGTCACGAACTGTGCGGTTTTGATCACTTGTTCGCTTTCGATTTCGTCGGCGACTCGCCGGACTGCATCCGGGTCGTCGCCACGGATTCCGTGAAGGATGGGACAGGGCGTATGCGGGACACAAACGGCCTCGCCGGTTCCTCGGTCAACCGTGTCCCAGACGGTCGGATACTCGTCGCTTTCGGCCGCGAACACCGAGTCGAAATCCACGTTTCGGCGTGTTCCCCATCGCTCCGATTCGCGGTAGGAGATCTGTTCGTAAGTCCACTCCGTGAACGCGGCCCAACTGCCGACCGCTGCGAGCGCACCGATTTTCCCTCGCGCGTTTTTCCATCCGGTAGAACGATAGCCCGCTGATTCGATTCGCCGGTCGGCCTGCTCGCGGGATAGGTGGTCTCGAACGGCGGCCTGCGCGAACGTTGACACGCCGTCCGGAACGGTTTCGGGCGCATGAGGCGCGACCACGAGTCCGGGATTCGTATTGGGGTCACCGGTCTCAGCCGCAGCTTCGAGTTCGTCCCGCGCGAGTTCGAACGCCACTCCCGGGTCAAGGTCAGTGTGGACCGCGAGTGCAGCGTTGCCCCGCGTCTTGTGCTTGACCGCGGGATTGAGACGGACGAGGAGCAGTCGCTCTACGTCCCCACCTGCGTTTCGCACACTGTCCGCAACGCGCGCGGCCAGGTAGGTCGTGCACATCCCACGTGTTCGGGAGTCGGTGTCGTCGAGACCGATAACCGTCACACAGAAGCGTTGTCGCGTGGCGGATTAACAGCTTTCGAAGCCGCATTGTAATATATGAGTCTATCGTCGTCGATTCACGAAATCGCAAGACTGCGGTATCATATACACCCAAAACGTATTTATATCGGAATCGCTTACCCGACACCATGTCCCGGTCTGCACTGGTCGGCAACGTGACCGCGATGCTCGAAGATGCGGGATTCGTGGTCAGTGACCGGTGTGCTATCCGACCAAAGAGTTTCGATGTGGCAGCGCGACGTGGACCAGACCTGCTACTGTTGAAAATTCTCGGCAACATCGACGCGTTCGACGCCGAGACCGGCATGGAGATGCGACGACTCGGTACGTATCTCGATGCAACTCCGCTAGTCATCGGTCTACGGACGAGAAACCAAGACCTCGAATCCGGCGTGGTGTACTTCCGCCATGGGGTTCCGGTGTTCAGCCCCGATACCGCTCTCGACCTCTTCGTTGAAGGAGTGCCACCGCTCGTCTACGCCGCGCCCGGCGGCTTGTACGTCAACATCGACGGCGACGTGTTGAAGGACGAACGTAAGGGTCGTGGATGGAGTCTCGGTCAACTCGCCTCGGAACTCGGGGTCTCCCGACGAACCGTCTCGAAATACGAGGATGGCATGAACGCCAGCGTCGAGGTGGCAATCGAACTCGAAGAGCTGTTCAACGGCGAGCTCACCAGTCCCGTCGAAGTGTTCGATGGCGCGGAGGAACTCACCGAGGAGGACGAACTGGCAGAGTCGGAGACCGAACCGGAGGACGAACACATGTTCACGACGTTGACCCGCGTCGGCTTCACGGTGCATCCGACGACTCGTGCACCGTTCAAAACGGTCAGTGAGGACGATTACGAGGACCGTGTCCTGACGAGTCACTCGGAGTTCACTAGAACTGCCGAAAAACGCGCTCGAATCATGAGTTCGATCAGCCGAGTCGCACGCACTCGGTCGGTCTATTTCGTCGATAAAGCGCGGCGCGAAACCGTCGAAGGGACCG of the Haladaptatus caseinilyticus genome contains:
- a CDS encoding tRNA(Ile)(2)-agmatinylcytidine synthase; its protein translation is MTVIGLDDTDSRTRGMCTTYLAARVADSVRNAGGDVERLLLVRLNPAVKHKTRGNAALAVHTDLDPGVAFELARDELEAAAETGDPNTNPGLVVAPHAPETVPDGVSTFAQAAVRDHLSREQADRRIESAGYRSTGWKNARGKIGALAAVGSWAAFTEWTYEQISYRESERWGTRRNVDFDSVFAAESDEYPTVWDTVDRGTGEAVCVPHTPCPILHGIRGDDPDAVRRVADEIESEQVIKTAQFVTNQGTDAHLRDADPGNVKDGHAYRITGTVTSKPETRQGGHVFFTLTDGASRLPCAAFEPTKRFRDHVRNLRPRDEITVCGEVARGTVKLEKFAVRTLDATELVTPTCPDCGRSMKSAGAEQGYRCRDCGTRADGKVERRIERELEHGWYEVPPEARRHIAKPLVRGGFDGPTHPER
- a CDS encoding DUF7536 family protein; the encoded protein is MQEQIPERPATANLIEALNVRRNAMVGFALSIVFTVLVYFYRVVFIGEVPGQAGTPVAFLALGFVLAITLGALFTTLLTLLSARRLARDLD
- a CDS encoding potassium channel family protein translates to MEPASGEVEYEPRSVKEVLAEMKDTAELLIDLSFSAVFHGSDDIASEVLALEGKMDVLELQARMSLLMAARSPEDAEELAPVLGVVGAAEKISDAAGDIAKVVLEDIGLPQTMRAALPEAIETLVRASVTETSSLAGQTLGTLNLETETGVRVIAIHRGGDWILNPDKDTDLRVDDRLLLRGPDEGIASVYEQATGEEYEPPEPPEADDTDLERAVDSIVLMKNMSELAVDLAYGSVLFDSEEVAEEVVELEAEVDALQSRFEAWVLQAASHADDPVSLRGLVHLANSTEVISDAAVEISEGMLHGLGTHPVVEYAVQESDEVIVRVTIERGSGFDGTTLGEKRVETETGMRIIAVRRPPDDWVISPGPKTDIHAGDVLLAKGTRSGAERLEELVGMDRSV
- a CDS encoding transcriptional regulator, translated to MSRSALVGNVTAMLEDAGFVVSDRCAIRPKSFDVAARRGPDLLLLKILGNIDAFDAETGMEMRRLGTYLDATPLVIGLRTRNQDLESGVVYFRHGVPVFSPDTALDLFVEGVPPLVYAAPGGLYVNIDGDVLKDERKGRGWSLGQLASELGVSRRTVSKYEDGMNASVEVAIELEELFNGELTSPVEVFDGAEELTEEDELAESETEPEDEHMFTTLTRVGFTVHPTTRAPFKTVSEDDYEDRVLTSHSEFTRTAEKRARIMSSISRVARTRSVYFVDKARRETVEGTALVEREEVEGIEDADELRKLIRERAEA
- a CDS encoding RidA family protein, which produces MTRKTISSGTEWEDRVGYSRAVRVGNEVRVSGTTATDEDGNIVGKNDPYGQTEKALKNIETALESADASLEDVVRTRIYVTDIEDWEAVGDAHAAFFEAIRPATSMVEVSRLVTPEMLVEIEADAILER
- a CDS encoding succinylglutamate desuccinylase/aspartoacylase family protein — protein: MTTLGTASAAPGEIDTGRLAVGETRDGSQFGLPVAVINGANEGKTLYIQAVSDGDELNGLGVIKRVVPQLAPEDISGTILVVGLVNYHAFQVAEHRNPIDDTKMNRAYPGNESGTSSERTAAATFEAASRADLILDLHQGSTSRMINEVRVRCGKRHRLHDECLELAKVFGCGHILDQKGPDGQLARAAPDEGIPTIDPELGGCVGWDEESIQYGVDGVFNVLHHYGFLDGDVELEPQTRASGFDRYGAPNGGIVTFKKDLGETVSPGETLFEVTDVFGTLKAEVTADRSGVFWRSRRLPQVATGEYVCSVGIDIDEY
- a CDS encoding threonine synthase; the protein is MKTDLLCSACGNEYAAGPNEPWRCDCGHPLDFARQPLPSADDPPEFAEFDTRDGLWAFSEFLPVRRVVSLGEGFTPLTDADEWNAQFKLDCVFPSGSFKDRGATATLSRAAELGVETVLEDSSGNAGAAIAQYSARAGIDAEIYVPADVKESKLKAIERAGATPVRVEGSRQDVTDTCVAAVEAGDGWYASHAWNPAFFAGTMTFALELAAQRDWSVPDAIVSPLGHGTLFLGMYRGFQALLDAGWTDEMPRLLGVQAEGAAPIADERHGDGDGRNDVADGIQITHPARKNQIDDAIEATDGDAIALDAAATQDALDELHRTGFYVEPTSAVAVAGLSAYRERGTIAEDADVVVPLTGHGLKSS